From the genome of Polyodon spathula isolate WHYD16114869_AA chromosome 14, ASM1765450v1, whole genome shotgun sequence, one region includes:
- the LOC121327237 gene encoding extracellular calcium-sensing receptor-like: MHYRVRVPELNYTYKPAASACQGFSSRTFRRAQTMRFAIKEINENPSLLPNITLGYKMYDSCDTHVGAVRAALSVINGPNEVSSMMCSGASPVKVIITSFSAIVSNTLEPFKIPLISYVSTCACLSNRNNYPHFFRTIPSDYYQVKAIVQLVKHFGWTWVGGVYEDTGYGIFAFEQLSKEFKKIGVCLAYCEMINKAYSKKRILKILNIMKKSSAKVVISFAEEGGLYPLLTEYVQQNITGIQWIASEAWITSSVFSSSEFYLSLGGTIGFAIRRGEIPGLKDFLLQVHPSVYPDNTLVKELWNTIFGCTFQPSNTTDQSVRQLPLCTGHESLEENYNEYTDVSSPRISYNVYKAVYAVAHSLHNLINCEPGKGPFDNFTCADISNIEPYQLQHYIQEVSFTMLGEEINFDNNGDTPASYDLINWQRDTDGTIRFVTVGLYDVSKGVGKELVINEKILHWSSNQTKLPSSVCTESCPPGTRKAVRRGEPLCCFDCLPCADGEISDQTDSIECIQCPMDFWSNAQRTECIPKEIEYLTYDEMGVTLTVIALSGACLTIGVLAVFLHYKNTPIVRVNNSELSFFILLSLTLCFLSSIAFIGEPANWSCMFRHTVFSITFSLCISCILGKTVVVLMVFKATQPGSTIMKWFGPIQQRIMISACTSVQIIFCAIWLIAIPPFPSKNTKYQSSKIILECDVGSTLAFWCVLGYIGVLACMCFVLAFLARKLPGNFNEAKYITFSMLIFCAVWIAFIPAYVSSPGKYTVAVEIFAILSSSFGLLFCIFAPKCYIILLKPEKNTKQYIMGK; encoded by the exons ATGCATTACCGGGTGCGGGTTCCTGAACTCAACTACACCTACAAACCTGCAGCTTCAGCATGCCAAGG TTTTAGCTCTAGAACATTTCGTCGGGCCCAGACAATGAGATTTGCTATTAAAGAAATCAACGAGAATCCAAGTCTTCTTCCAAATATTACTTTGGGATATAAGATGTATGATTCCTGTGACACACATGTGGGTGCAGTGCGAGCTGCTCTGTCAGTTATTAATGGACCCAATGAAGTCTCAAGCATGATGTGCTCTGGAGCCTCACCTGTGAAGGTCATTATTACATCATTTTCCGCTATTGTGTCAAATACACTGGAACCTTTTAAAATCCCCTTG ataagTTATGTCTCAACATGTGCTTGCCTAAGCAACAGAAACAACTATCCACATTTTTTTCGAACTATTCCGAGTGATTATTACCAGGTGAAAGCCATCGTTCAGCTGGTAAAGCACTTTGGCTGGACCTGGGTTGGAGGAGTTTATGAAGATACTGGATATGGAATATTTGCGTTTGAACAGCTAagtaaagaatttaaaaaaattggagTCTGCTTGGCCTACTGTGAAATGATTAATAAAGCATACAGCAAAAAAAGGATTCTTAAAATTTTAAACATAATGAAGAAGTCCTCTGCAAAGGTGGTCATATCGTTTGCAGAAGAGGGTGGACTCTACCCCTTGCTGACAGAGTATGTACAGCAAAATATCACAGGCATTCAGTGGATAGCCAGCGAAGCCTGGATAACATCTTCCGTGTTTTCATCCAGTGAATTCTACCTATCACTAGGTGGCACAATTGGATTTGCCATTCGCAGGGGGGagattcctggtttaaaagactTCCTGCTTCAAGTTCATCCATCGGTGTACCCTGACAATACTCTAGTCAAGGAGCTCTGGAACACTATATTTGGATGCACATTTCAACCTTCAAACACCACTGACCAGTCTGTGAGACAGCTGCCTTTGTGTACTGGTCATGAATCATTAGAAGAGAACTACAATGAATACACAGACGTATCTAGTCCCAGAATTTCCTACAATGTTTATAAAGCAGTATATGCTGTTGCTCATTCGTTGCATAATTTGATAAACTGTGAGCCTGGCAAAGGACCATTTGATAATTTCACAtgtgcagatatttcaaacaTCGAGCCTTATCAG cTTCAGCATTACATTCAAGAGGTGTCATTCACAATGCTCGGAGAAGAAATCAACTTTGATAACAATGGAGACACACCTGCCTCCTATGATTTGATAAACTGGCAGAGAGACACGGATGGAACTATTCGCTTTGTCACAGTGGGGCTTTACGATGTATCCAAAGGTGTGGGCAAAGAGCTTGTGATAAACGAAAAGATATTACATTGGAGTAGCAACCAAACCAAG CTACCGAGTTCAGTATGCACTGAAAGCTGCCCCCCTGGTACAAGGAAAGCGGTTCGTCGAGGAGAGCCTCTTTGTTGCTTTGACTGTCTACCATGTGCTGATGGTGAAATTAGTGATCAGACAG ATTCAATAGAATGCATACAGTGCCCTATGGATTTCTGGTCGAATGCTCAAAGAACTGAATGCATACCCAAAGAAATTGAATACCTTACGTACGATGAAATGGGGGTCACATTAACTGTGATTGCCTTATCTGGGGCCTGTCTTACAATTGGTGTCCTTGCTGTGTTCCTTCATTACAAAAACACTCCAATAGTCCGTGTCAACAACTCTGAACTCAGCTTTTTCATTCTGCTGTCACTAACACTGTGTTTCCTGTCTTCCATTGCATTCATAGGTGAGCCAGCTAATTGGTCTTGCATGTTTAGGCACACTGTGTTTAGCATCACTTTTTCACTGTGCATATCTTGTATTCTTGGTAAAACAGTAGTGGTGCTGATGGTCTTTAAAGCCACACAGCCTGGCAGTACTATAATGAAATGGTTTGGACCCATACAACAAAGAATTATGATTTCCGCTTGCACTTCTGTTCAGATTATCTTCTGTGCTATATGGTTGATTGCTATACCCCCCTTCCCttcaaaaaacactaaatatcAAAGTTCAAAGATTATTTTGGAATGTGATGTTGGGTCTACCTTGGCATTTTGGTGTGTATTGGGCTACATTGGGGTTTTGGCTTGTATGTGCTTTGTTCTTGCATTTTTAGCAAGGAAATTGCCAGGCAATTTCAATGAGgccaaatacattacatttagtatGCTCATCTTTTGTGCTGTATGGATAGCCTTTATACCTGCGTATGTCAGTTCACCAGGAAAATACACAGTTGCAGTTGAAATATTTGCTATTCTTTCATCGAGTTTTGGGCTACTTTTCTGCATATTTGCACCAAAATGCTACATCATTTTACTGAAAccagagaaaaacacaaaacaatacattatggGGAAGTAA
- the LOC121327299 gene encoding extracellular calcium-sensing receptor-like, producing the protein MRFAIKEINENPSLLPNITLGYKIYDFCDTHVAVVRAAFSVLNGIKEVSSMMCSGASPVKVIITSFSTIVSNTLEPFKIPLISYASTCACLSNRNNYPHFFRTVPSDYYQVKAIVQLVKHFGWTWVGGVYEDNEYGIVAFEQLSKEFKNIGVCLAYCEKIPKVYSIKRILEILDIMKKSSAKVVISFANLGQLSTLLTDYVKQNITGIQWIASEAWITASVFSSREFYPTLGGTIGFAIRRGEIPGLKDFLLQVHPSLYPDNVLVKDLWSTVFGCAFQPSNTTDQSVSEVPLCTGHESLEEKYSEYTDVSSLRFSYNVYKTVYAFAHSLHNLINCKPGKGPFDNFTCADISNIEPFQLQHYIQEVSFTMLGEEINFDNNGDTPASYDLINWQRDTDGTIRFVTVGLYDVSKGVGKELVINEKTLHWSGNQTKVPRSVCTESCPPGTRKGVLRGEPLCCFDCLPCADGEISNQTDSIECIQCPMDFWSNAQRTECIPKEIEYLTYDEMGVTLTVIALFGACLTIGVLAVFLHYKNTPIVRVNNSELSFFILLSLALCFLSSIAFIGEPANWSCMFRHTVFSITFSLCISCILGKTVVVLMAFKATQPGSNIMKWFGPTQQRIMISACTSVQIIFCAIWLIAMPPFPSKNTKYQSSKIILECDVGSTLAFWCVLGYIGVLACMCFVLAFLARKLPGNFNEAKYITFSMLIFCAVWIAFIPAYVSSPGKYTVAVEIFAILSSSFGLLFCIFAPKCYIILLKPEKNTKQYIMGK; encoded by the exons ATGAGATTTGCTATTAAAGAAATCAACGAGAATCCAAGTCTTCTTCCAAATATTACTTTGGGATATAAGATTTATGACTTCTGTGACACACACGTGGCTGTAGTGCGAGCTGCTTTTTCAGTTCTTAATGGAATCAAAGAAGTCTCAAGTATGATGTGCTCTGGAGCCTCACCTGTGAAGGTCATTATTACATCATTTTCCACTATTGTGTCAAATACACTGGAACCTTTTAAAATCCCCTTG atAAGTTATGCCTCAACATGTGCTTGCCTAAGCAACAGAAACAACTATCCACATTTTTTTCGAACTGTTCCAAGTGATTATTACCAGGTGAAAGCCATCGTTCAGCTGGTAAAGCACTTTGGCTGGACCTGGGTTGGAGGAGTTTATGAAGATAACGAATATGGAATAGTCGCGTTTGAACAGCTAAGTAAAGAATTTAAAAACATCGGAGTCTGTTTGGCCTACTGTGAAAAGATTCCTAAAGTATACAGCATAAAAAGGATTCTTGAAATTTTAGACATAATGAAGAAGTCCTCTGCAAAGGTGGTCATATCATTTGCTAATCTAGGGCAGCTCTCCACTTTGCTGACAGACTATGTAAAGCAGAATATCACAGGTATTCAGTGGATAGCCAGCGAAGCCTGGATAACAGCTTCCGTGTTTTCATCCAGAGAATTCTACCCAACACTAGGTGGTACAATTGGATTTGCCATTCGCAGGGGGGagattcctggtttaaaagactTCCTGCTTCAAGTTCATCCATCGTTGTACCCTGACAATGTTCTAGTCAAGGACCTCTGGAGCACTGTATTTGGATGCGCATTTCAACCTTCAAACACCACTGACCAGTCTGTGAGCGAGGTGCCTTTGTGTACTGGTCATGAATCTTTAGAAGAGAAGTACAGTGAATATACAGATGTATCTAGTCTGAGATTCTCttataatgtttataaaacagtatATGCTTTTGCTCATTCGTTGCACAATTTGATAAACTGTAAGCCTGGCAAAGGACCATTTGATAATTTCACAtgtgcagatatttcaaacaTTGAACCTTTTCAG CTTCAGCATTACATTCAAGAGGTGTCATTCACAATGCTCGGAGAAGAAATCAACTTTGATAACAATGGAGACACACCTGCCTCCTATGATTTGATAAACTGGCAGAGAGACACGGATGGAACTATTCGCTTTGTCACAGTGGGGCTTTACGATGTATCCAAAGGTGTGGGCAAAGAGCTTGTGATAAACGAAAAGACATTACATTGGAGTGGCAACCAAACCAAG GTACCAAGGTCAGTATGCACTGAAAGCTGCCCCCCTGGTACAAGGAAAGGGGTTCTTCGAGGAGAGCCTCTTTGTTGCTTTGACTGTCTACCATGTGCTGATGGCGAGATTAGTAATCAGACAG ATTCAATAGAATGCATACAGTGCCCTATGGATTTCTGGTCGAATGCTCAAAGAACTGAATGCATACCCAAAGAAATTGAATACCTTACATATGATGAAATGGGGGTCACATTAACTGTGATTGCCTTATTTGGGGCCTGTCTTACAATTGGTGTCCTTGCTGTGTTCCTTCATTACAAAAACACTCCAATAGTCCGTGTCAACAACTCTGAACTCAGCTTTTTCATTCTGCTGTCTCTGGCACTGTGTTTCCTGTCTTCCATTGCATTCATAGGTGAGCCAGCTAATTGGTCTTGCATGTTTAGGCACACTGTGTTTAGCATCACTTTTTCACTGTGCATATCTTGTATTCTTGGTAAAACAGTAGTGGTGCTGATGGCCTTTAAAGCCACACAGCCTGGCAGTAATATAATGAAATGGTTTGGACCCACACAACAAAGAATTATGATTTCCGCTTGCACTTCTGTTCAGATTATCTTCTGTGCTATATGGTTGATTGCTATGCCCCCCTTCCCttcaaaaaacactaaatatcAAAGTTCAAAGATTATTTTGGAATGTGATGTTGGGTCTACCTTGGCATTTTGGTGTGTATTGGGCTACATTGGGGTTTTggcttgtatgtgttttgttcttGCATTTTTAGCAAGGAAACTGCCGGGCAATTTCAATGAGgccaaatacattacatttagtatGCTCATCTTTTGTGCTGTATGGATAGCCTTTATACCCGCGTATGTCAGTTCACCAGGAAAATACACAGTTGCAGTTGAAATATTTGCTATTCTTTCATCGAGTTTTGGGTTACTTTTCTGCATATTTGCACCAAAATGCTACATCATTTTACTGAAACCAGagaaaaacactaaacaatacattatgGGGAAGTAA